The Glycine soja cultivar W05 chromosome 4, ASM419377v2, whole genome shotgun sequence genomic sequence CAGCCACCTGGATTTGAGATAAAGGGCAAGGAGGATTATGTGTACAGACTGAGGAAAGCTCTATATGGCCTTAAGCAGGCACCCAGAGCTTGGAATAAGAAAATTGACCAATTTCTTATCAGTCAAGGCTTTGAGAAATGCATCACAGAACATGGAATTTACTTTAGAAATTCTGATGACAACCAGAAGTTGATAGTATgtttgtatgttgatgatatgaTTGTAACTGGAAGTGATACAATGGAAATTGAATGGTTTAAGGAAGCCATGATGAGAAAGTTTGAAATGTCAGATTTGGGTGTGTTATCATATTTTCTAGGAATAGAAATTGTGATGTCCACAGAAGGAGTGCTTATTCATCAGAAGAAGTATGCAAGAGACATATTGAAGAGGTTCAATATGAATAATAGCAAGCCTGTCACCACTCCAATTGATACTGGTACAAAGCTAATCAAGGAAGGCGTAGAAGAATCAGTGGATGCTACTTTGTTCAAGCAGATTGTAGGTTCACTAAGATATTTGTGCCACACTAGGCCTGATATTACTTATGGTGTTGGATTGATTAGTAGATTCATGGAAAAGCCCATGACTTCACACTTGGTAGCAGCTAAGAGGATACTAAGATATGTGAAGGGTACAGAGGGACTTGGTATTCTATATAGAACTGGAATTGACACACCAGATGCTGAACTATATGGATACTCAGACTCTGACTGGAGTGGAGATGTTAATGACAGAAAGAGTACTGCAGCTTATGTGTTTATGTATGGTAATGCACCATTCTCATGGTGTTCAAAGAAGCAGGCAGTGGTTGCATTATCATCGTGTGAAGCTGAGTACATAGCTGCTTCAATGGCAGCTTGTCAAGCTCAATGGTTATGCATGCTTATGCAGGAATTGGGTTTGAAGTCTGATAATAAGGTTAGAATTATGTTAGATAGCAAGTCTGCTATCGATTTGGCTAAGCATCCTGTAGCTCATGGTAGGAGCAAGCATATAGAGACCAGATATCATTTCTTGAGAGATCAAGTGAACAATGATAAGCTGGAGCTTCTGCACTGCAAGACTGAAGATCAACTTGCAGACATTCTGACTAAGGCTCTGAAGACGAGCACACtggaaaatctgaagatgaagttaGAGATGAATTCGACAAGCTAAGATTGTAATAAGGAGGTGTATTAGTTGTTGTATTTCAATCTTAGTTCAAGAGTTGTTGTTTCAGAAGTTCTGGTGTTTCAGAACTTGGTAGTTGATCAGAATCTGAAGTTTGTTTTGTCCAGCTGTCATTTCGGTTAGTTAGTTAGATTAACAGCTGTAGTTTGTTAAAGTTTGTGGCCTATATATATAGGGCCTTTGTAATCTACATTGAGAGCAGTgatcaataaaattttcttccttctttaatTCAATTTCTCTTAAAACTTAGTAACAAGTTTTCTCCATTAGCGTTCAAAACTCCAACATTATCTCATATATTGCCACTAAAATGTTCCATAGTATTAACTTAATGTGGTATGATCGTCAGGTAGtaagtccttttttttttgttagataaCCATGTAGTTAGGAATTGCCAAGAAATATGTTATAATAGTACATCattattagtaataaaaaaaattaatatatagagataaataataattttattaaaagaataaaatcaagtTAATTATAGTTACGAGAATTAAGAAGTATTTAAAACTATAAACcatgcagtaaaaaaaactatgaatcATAACCATCCACTAATTTAAACCTATacaccataataataataatcatccattaaatgagattactgaCATTGAAAATCAACTGTAAaactttcaaataaatttctgatttttattattaggaaATACTACTATTATGATTGtgtatttgatatatattttaattgattgtcaCCATCATATAGTTAGgttgttttattactatttttttatttataggaatAGTGTcaaagaatttataataatttatagatCTTATTCAACTAAGACATTAGATTTACgcatattttagttaatttgtattttctaGAATTAGGCTGACTTGATTTGATTAGTTTGTGTAATTTTTActtccttattatttttttttgaagcaTTTTTACTTCCTTAATTAAGTGGAATGAGATCTATATATACATGTAATCTTTTTTTGTAAATACAAGTTAGAtacaatttaaatattctttttcctTCACATTTGATAATGTCATGGTATTTGAGTCATGACTACTGAAGCTAAAGTCGAAGAGCTAATTGGCTTTGTGGTCTAGGCTGGATTAAGGCTTCAAGATCGAAAGGAAAACAATTTGGATTGTTATGCTATGAAGTAGATAATTGTTTAAGTTTTATCTTACTTAATGGATTATGGGCATGAGTGCTTATCatcaaatgacaaaaatattggagcatttaattgattttcaatACATCGTGTCTTGTGGGACTTCCTAATAGGAAATAAGCCAACGACACAGAGGAGGAGCAATGTTGTTTAGTGGATCTTTTTGGAATTGGATCTTTTTAgaatttaatgtaatattaacatgaaatatctattaattttattgatgattaatttttgttagagaATCAAATTagtcatatttttttcacttacaaaacttaaattcaaaatcttacctactcaaataaataacatgttgatgcttaaaaatgaagttgtttaattttctttatgtgTCAAGTTTAGGGAAATAtaatttactcttatttttataagttcaCTTGCATTTCTTAGAATTAGACTGATTAAATTTGTACAATTTTTACTACtcccttttaatttctttaattaattaggtgAGATAAAATACATGTATGCTACCTTgctataaaaataagtaaagatATATTCGGATATTCTTCTCTTCAAATATGATTCTGtcaatactttaattttttttcgtgAGTGTCAATAGTCAAAGTAAATTCTCCATCATTTATtacctgtttttttttaaaaaaatttaataaacttataaattttattataaaataataaatagctaAGAACTATATGTGACAACTCACCTATTATACCATAATATCTCCTATGAACTAAAAAAAACGTAATGAATAAAAAACACAATACCATAATATCTCCTATATTGCTcttggaaaccaaaaaggagGCGAGTATCatttaaatctttaattattGACCCAATGTTGTTTGTAACTTCCTTTATGATCAGACTTTGACATGCCTTGCGTTGAATCTGATCTCATAagctttccattttttttataaaaaaaactttaattattgACAATTGTATTAGCACTCTAGCTAAGATATATagcttttaattatttcttagtttgatttctttacttaaactttaattatttatatttatgtttcttTACCTCATCAATATCCTTCCCTACTAGCTATATATAGAGAGCACCTTCTCCTTATGCTATATGCAAAAAACATGTCTCCTCCCCTAATGGAATCAAGTGCTTCCACTCTAGTAATTTACCCTGCATCACAGCCACAACAAGAGCCCAAAAATGAGAATAATGGTGGCATAGTTTTTGGTTCAAATTTGCAGCAAATGCAAGGGGAAATGCCCAAAGAGTTCCTATGGCCTTCTAGGGACTTGGTTGACACCACCCAAGAGGAGCTGAAGGAACCCCTTGTGGACTTAGCAATCTTTAAGAATGGTGATGAGAAAGCCATTGCTAATGCAGCAGAGCTTGTGAGAACTGCCTGCTTGAAGCATGGGTTCTTCCAAGTGATAAACCATGGTGTGGACCCAGATCTCATTGATGCTGCATATCATGAAATTGATTCCATTTTTAAGCTCCCATTGAGCAAAAAGATGGGTGCTAAGAGAAAACCTGGTGGTGTCTCAGGGTACTCTGGTGCTCATGCAGATCGTTATTCGTCCAAGTTGCCATGGAAAGAGACGTTTTCTTTCCTCTATGATCACCAAAGCTTCTCCAACTCCCAGATTGTTGACAATTTCAAGTCTGTATTAGGCGAGGATCTTCAACACACAGGGTAAGATCATCCTCATTCATTTGATTTGATGATTTCttcattataattttcttaactaaaatttcaaattatcaaaagtGGAATTAAGCATTGACCCATAAGCACTTCTGCTTCTCTAATAACAAAACTCTTTGAATATTTacaagtaaaaaatttaaatcgtCCCCCTCTAATATTTTTCATTCACGTGTAGGATATATTCACCCTTTataaatctatatttttgccTCCTACATCATTTGTTGGTTCCACCACGGAAACTTGTgatgaaaaaaagttgaaatatAAAGAGACTTTAACAAAGATCATCAGtcaaattttttgataaaatttaattaccaATAAAGTCTTAAATACTCTATAATAATtacatgataataaaaaaaatattactaacatTTGTTTTCTACAAACTATATGACAACTTTGGTTTTTGTCACATCAGCTTGCTACTTGACCCACCTTGttcttaaacaaaattattttatggaaaaacaaacaaaagaaagaactgTTACAACTGCTCGGTTGAGATTATCGTGGACAAGATTGCCAAGCCACCGTGCTGCACGGATATCTATCTCAAAACGGACAATGTCTGCATATCAATTATCATCACATACCCATATTCAATGCCAATACTTGaaacctattttttatatttattttaaaggtttctttttttttggtagataacatataataaaataaaataaattatgatagtTACGTTATTTAGTTAttgttatgatatattttttattttagaaaaacttatttatttctagtttttattttatttttaagaaactgttatttgatttgattaacATAACAtacaatttttgaaataaaattttaaatttaaaatatcaaccaatcatttttcttataaaaatttgatatttgatagaattatatatatattaatataaaatataaattcctatattataattatattttttagaaagcCTAAGATATACTATAAAGTACTTAATAGTTTatataaacataattatattttatttaatagatgGGATCGGTAGACATCAATTAACAAAttccataaaatgacattttaaatattttttttataaatattaagctTTATCAAtctaacttttaaattaatctatattatcatattcatattttctttttctcaaattaatatatttgcgtgtagtaattaatatatatatttgtatatatcaATGCAACCAATCAAGCCACAccatcttatcttttcttacgGTCAGTGAAAACAAGAGTTTATTAGGACAATATATAGGACCCGACTGTACCCTTTTGTACCACAACTATTAATGCTAATAAAATGTTCCACAATGAACATAATCTGCAGCCAGCTAGTAGAGACAGTATTCTCTTCTAATTGGaattatatatctttatttttttctaataggAGGGTTTATCAAAAGTACTGTGAAGCAATGAAGGATTTATCTTTAGTAATTATGGAGCTCTTGGCTATTAGTTTGGGTGTGGATCGTGGACATTATCGAAGATTTTTTGAAGATGGTGACTCAATAATGAGGTGCAACTATTATCCACCATGCAACAGTGCCAACCTCACCTTAGGCACTGGCCCTCACACTGATCCAACCTCACTAACCATTCTTCATCAAGACCAAGTTGGAGGTTTAGAAGTTTTTGTAGATAACAAATGGTTCGCTGTTCGCCCTCGATCTGAAGCCCTAGTCATAAACATAGGTGACACTTTCATGGTATGCAAACTAtactatactattttttttcttttttgatataTAAAATGATGCCACATATCATCTAACTCTTTTGATCGATCTTTTCCTCATCTTAATTAAAGAGCCAGTTTTACCCTAAGGTTATCATTACATTGGCGCATGGAAACTTTTTCATAAATAGTACCTATAGCATGCAATAGAAgacatggtttttttttttataattaatattaggcTTTACCTGTAACACTGTTTGGAGTTTcgacttaaaaaaattgatttgattgagTTAGAAACTAATTGTCATAcgaaatgtattttaaaaacataatttcaaaaattCTGTTTTGAACATATTATGTCTAAATTaactttattatattaaattcatttagAATAATACGGGTGCTCTCTttataagtaataaaaataaataaaatggttTGACTAATAAAGAACATTAATTTGTACGTGCATATCATCGTTTATTCTAACTAAAACAACACTAATTTGTACTAATAATGACTAGTgacaataaaaatgaattatgatttcatattgttaaaacaaaaaaaaaggtgacATTTAGTAATTCCTTTGAAATTACTTAATTTTGGAAGCAATTTACTCAAACTCTttgaactaaataaataaataatcaaatgattttatttaaacttCTTACTTTCAATTAAGTCGTATATGTGCAATCATAGGGTTCTTGCTGCATTATgctgtgctttttaattgtagTTATAAACTTTTTGAGACCATTTCCACTTTTAAggctatattttgtttatactttttaaatattttttactaaaattcgaataataaattttgagatAATTAAATACTTTATCTGGAAAATTCTAAACTTACAAAAACAACTTTAACATTTtcataagaaaactaaaaagattaaattctaaaaaataaaaaattatatcataaaaatacGTAAAGCTCAATTAAATGtactattaattttatgaaacacCTCGGCTAGCATGTTTCAGATACAACAAAGATTTGATGGCTAATATATGTGGTTAtcgacaaaagaaaaataagaaaaaaattgatgtgaTGCATACGTAAGTAGGATGTCTTTGGCTGAACACCTATCCATATTCCATCATcagttaatatataaaataatcatacaCGCAATTatacaacaatattttatatttatatattgaatttGATCACACTATTTTCATTTGTCTATGGCAGAACATTTATCCATcataagataatatataaaataatcatacaCGCAAT encodes the following:
- the LOC114410077 gene encoding gibberellin 20 oxidase 2-like, with translation MSPPLMESSASTLVIYPASQPQQEPKNENNGGIVFGSNLQQMQGEMPKEFLWPSRDLVDTTQEELKEPLVDLAIFKNGDEKAIANAAELVRTACLKHGFFQVINHGVDPDLIDAAYHEIDSIFKLPLSKKMGAKRKPGGVSGYSGAHADRYSSKLPWKETFSFLYDHQSFSNSQIVDNFKSVLGEDLQHTGRVYQKYCEAMKDLSLVIMELLAISLGVDRGHYRRFFEDGDSIMRCNYYPPCNSANLTLGTGPHTDPTSLTILHQDQVGGLEVFVDNKWFAVRPRSEALVINIGDTFMALSNGRYKSCLHRALVNTYRERRSLVYFVCPREDKIVRPPDNLLCRNEERKYPDFTWSNLFEFTQKHYRADVATLQSFIEWQQCSNSKSKPSNF